The Panthera uncia isolate 11264 chromosome C2, Puncia_PCG_1.0, whole genome shotgun sequence genome contains a region encoding:
- the LOC125920707 gene encoding keratin-associated protein 12-1-like isoform X1: MCHTSCSAGCQASCGSSGPCQASCCVPVSCKPVCVPVSCRLTVCVPVSCRPACVPSCQSSVCVPVSCRPECVPSCQSSTCVPVSCTPTVCVPVSCKPACVPSCRPSCPTLVCRPVCCSSPSCF; encoded by the coding sequence ATGTGCCACACCAGCTGCTCCGCGGGCTGCCAGGCTTCCTGCGGCTCCTCCGGCCCCTGCCAGGCGTCCTGCTGTGTGCCCGTGAGCTGCAAGCCCGTGTGCGTGCCCGTGAGCTGCAGACTCACCGTGTGCGTGCCCGTGAGCTGCAGGCCCGCGTGTGTGCCCTCCTGCCAGTCCTCCGTGTGCGTGCCCGTGAGCTGCAGGCCCGAGTGTGTGCCCTCCTGCCAGTCCTCCACGTGCGTGCCCGTGAGCTGCACACCCACCGTGTGCGTGCCCGTGAGCTGCAAGCCCGCGTGTGTGCCCTCCTGCcggccctcctgccccaccctggtCTGCAGACCCGTGTGCTGTAGCTCCCCGAGCTGCTTCTGA
- the LOC125920707 gene encoding keratin-associated protein 12-3-like isoform X2: MCHTSCSAGCQASCGSSGPCQASCCVPVSCKPVCVPVSCRLTVCVPVSCRPACVPSCQSSVCVPVSCRPECVPSCQSSTCPACVPSCRPSCPTLVCRPVCCSSPSCF, encoded by the exons ATGTGCCACACCAGCTGCTCCGCGGGCTGCCAGGCTTCCTGCGGCTCCTCCGGCCCCTGCCAGGCGTCCTGCTGTGTGCCCGTGAGCTGCAAGCCCGTGTGCGTGCCCGTGAGCTGCAGACTCACCGTGTGCGTGCCCGTGAGCTGCAGGCCCGCGTGTGTGCCCTCCTGCCAGTCCTCCGTGTGCGTGCCCGTGAGCTGCAGGCCCGAGTGTGTGCCCTCCTGCCAGTCCTCCACGTGC CCCGCGTGTGTGCCCTCCTGCcggccctcctgccccaccctggtCTGCAGACCCGTGTGCTGTAGCTCCCCGAGCTGCTTCTGA